ATCCGTTAACGCCTCTAAAAACCTCATCTTCCGAGTCTCCTGTAACCACTCTGTCCGCTTCATGGCGTTTCCTCCTGGATACACCATAGAACCGGACAGATTATGTGCTACAGACCCGGACAGTTTATGTGCTCTCTACACAAATGCGGCAAATGGTGGATATAACGTTTTCAACCTGATATAATTAGACCAGTCAACCAGTCAAAATGAGAAAATGAAATCCGTCGGGGCGTTTGCGGCAAAGACCCACCTTTCCAGTCTGCTTGACCGCGTGGAACAAGGTGAGGAAATCACCATCACGCGCCATGGCCGCGCCGTGGCGGTGCTGACCCCGGCGGCGCGGGAAGGGGGCGGGGGCGCGGCGCGGG
This is a stretch of genomic DNA from Nitrospinota bacterium. It encodes these proteins:
- a CDS encoding type II toxin-antitoxin system prevent-host-death family antitoxin, with the protein product MKSVGAFAAKTHLSSLLDRVEQGEEITITRHGRAVAVLTPAAREGGGGAARELIEDIKRLRSGLKSGGLRISRLAHERHKY